The proteins below are encoded in one region of Lactuca sativa cultivar Salinas chromosome 3, Lsat_Salinas_v11, whole genome shotgun sequence:
- the LOC111920349 gene encoding uncharacterized protein LOC111920349 produces MEATKQRLSNYSIHTTTCLLTLYSLFPPFLTPSSKKRENPFSSKSNDSISSISFFLFPFLHFQTMEQQDWNMIGADCLVLSCCCQCLMLQLLVFFLLKLPTKLLKRTIRYIKRKFTDQMRHGGKVVGVKVARCAKEVVGCQKPRDLMKGRADQVESSRIDGCMEEVEEVLEEFSRNGEFGFGSFWKGNNDVEVYFPTCLVKQELGCHDHVFGSFRVH; encoded by the coding sequence ATGGAAGCAACGAAACAAAGGCTATCAAACTATTCCATTCACACAACTACATGTTTGCTTACACTCTACTCTTTGTTTCCACCATTTTTAACACCATCTTCCAAGAAAAGAGAGAACCCATTTTCATCAAAAAGCAATGACTccatttcttccatttcttttTTCCTCTTCCCCTTCCTTCATTTTCAAACCATGGAACAACAAGATTGGAACATGATTGGTGCTGATTGTCTTGTCTTATCTTGTTGTTGTCAATGCTTGATGCTACAACTTCTAGTTTTCTTCTTGCTAAAGCTTCCCACCAAATTGCTCAAGAGAACAATACGATACATCAAGAGAAAGTTTACGGACCAAATGCGTCATGGTGGGAAAGTAGTGGGGGTGAAAGTGGCACGTTGCGCAAAAGAAGTTGTCGGGTGTCAGAAACCAAGAGACTTGATGAAGGGTCGAGCTGATCAAGTTGAGAGTTCTCGAATCGATGGGTGTATGGAGGAGGTTGAAGAGGTGTTGGAGGAGTTCTCTAGAAATGGTGAGTTTGGATTTGGGAGTTTTTGGAAAGGTAATAATGATGTTGAAGTTTATTTTCCAACGTGTCTTGTAAAACAAGAACTTGGGTGTCATGATCATGTTTTTGGCTCTTTTAGGGTGCATTAA
- the LOC111920347 gene encoding proline-rich receptor-like protein kinase PERK9 — protein sequence MASLSPSPNSPPVTVTPLPPPAPNSSPPSTSSPPSQSPPPTPTTQSPPPSTSSPPPSSPPPTSPPPPVISPPPSTPPTMSAPPPVSTSPPPNPPPPSSPTPPTNSSPPPASPPPPAASPPPPATSPPPTNPPPSTTSPPPTNPPPSTTSPPPPATSPPPTNPPPSTTSPPPSRTSPPPPATSPPLTNPPPSTTSPPPTRSPPPSSPNPPSRSPPPPRTPSTRSPPSLSPPPPTTSPPLPSSTPPPRSPPPSSSSQPPPESSSPPPTTTRPPPRTPPSSEPPTNSPPPPPVTTTPRPATPSPPPLNTPSPPPSPPSPSTILPSPPGTPSNNDSSPNTPSNNGGISTGGIIGISAVLALVLLTVIITVSCCIIKRKKKISTRNELYNLPTSMTNSPKSDSGLLKIHTSENGNQSANQFIYTPPDTGGLTNSRPKLTYQDLFNATNGFSIENLLGSGGFGYVYKGCLVDGTEVAVKELKIGGGQGEREFTAEVEIIGRIHHRYLVSLVGYCVSENNRLLVYEYVPNNTLYFHLHGSEVVLDWSTRVKVASGAARGIAYLHEDCHPRIIHRDIKSSNILLDKNFEARVSDFGLAKLAADLGTHITTRVMGTFGYMAPEYASSGKLTEKSDVYSFGVVLLELITGRKPVDASQPLGDESLVEWARPLLSHALETEDFEVLVDPKLGTNYVAKEMFHMIEAAAACVRHSAAKRPRMGQIVRAFESMETEDLSNGMRVGESEIFNSAQQSAEIRLFNRMAFGSQNYSTDFFTQGSVGPNGSNER from the exons ATGGCAAGCTTATCACCGTCGCCAAACTCTCCACCAGTCACCGTTACTCCATTGCCGCCGCCAGCACCTAACTCTAGTCCACCTTCTACTTCATCCCCACCGTCTCAATCGCCTCCTCCTACACCAACCACCCAATCTCCACCCCCTTCAACGTCATCCCCTCCTCCATCATCACCACCGCCGACATCACCTCCTCCGCCAGTTATTTCCCCACCTCCATCAACACCGCCGACCATGTCTGCTCCTCCACCTGTTTCAACCAGTCCACCGCCCAATCCTCCACCGCCATCCTCACCTACTCCACCGACCAATTCTTCACCTCCACCTGCCTCTCCTCCACCTCCGGCAGCCTCTCCTCCACCTCCAGCAACCTCTCCGCCACCAACCAATCCTCCACCTTCAACAACTTCTCCTCCACCGACCAATCCTCCACCTTCAACAACCTCTCCTCCACCTCCAGCAACCTCTCCTCCACCGACCAATCCTCCACCTTCAACAACCTCTCCTCCACCTTCAAGAACCTCTCCTCCACCTCCAGCAACCTCTCCTCCACTGACCAATCCACCACCTTCAACAACCTCTCCTCCACCGACCAGGTCTCCACCTCCATCATCACCTAATCCCCCGTCTAGGTCACCCCCACCACCACGTACACCTTCCACTAGATCCCCACCCTCACTCTCACCCCCACCACCAACTACTTCACCTCCGTTGCCATCTTCTACTCCACCACCAAGGTCACCTCCACCATCATCTTCCAGTCAACCACCACCAGAATCCTCATCCCCACCACCAACAACTACACGTCCACCACCACGTACTCCCCCATCCTCTGAACCTCCTACaaattcaccaccaccaccaccagtaaCAACCACCCCCCGTCCTGCCACCCCCTCACCACCACCACTAAACACACCCTCCCCTCCTCCTTCACCACCATCACCTTCAACAATCCTCCCCTCCCCTCCAGGAACCCCAAGCAACAACGATTCAAGTCCCAACACCCCATCCAACAATGGAGGCATTAGCACCGGGGGTATAATTGGTATTTCAGCAGTTCTAGCCCTTGTCCTCCTCACAGTCATCATAACAGTCTCATGCTGTATTATCAAACGAAAGAAAAAAATTTCCACACGCAATGAACTCTACAATCTCCCAACCTCAATGACCAATTCACCTAAGTCAG ATTCAGGTCTACTAAAGATCCACACATCAGAAAACGGAAACCAATCTGCAAACCAATTCATATACACTCCACCAGACACAGGTGGATTAACAAACTCAAGACCAAAGTTGACATACCAAGATCTTTTCAATGCAACAAATGGATTTTCAATTGAGAATCTTTTAGGGTCAGGTGGATTTGGTTATGTATACAAagggtgtttggttgatgggacTGAAGTAGCAGTTAAGGAGTTAAAAATTGGAGGTGGACAAGGGGAACGTGAGTTCACTGCTGAGGTGGAAATTATTGGTCGAATACATCATCGTTATTTAGTCTCACTTGTTGGATATTGTGTCTCTGAAAACAACAGATTGCTTGTTTACGAATATGTCCCTAACAACACACTTTACTTCCATCTTCATG GGTCAGAGGTGGTTTTGGATTGGTCAACTCGTGTGAAGGTTGCATCTGGTGCAGCAAGGGGTATTGCTTACCTGCATGAAGATT GTCATCCACGAATTATTCATCGAGACATCAAATCATCAAATATTCTACTAGATAAAAACTTCGAAGCTAGG GTTTCTGATTTTGGGCTAGCGAAATTAGCTGCAGATTTAGGTACTCATATAACAACACGCGTTATGGGAACTTTTGG ATACATGGCGCCAGAATACGCATCAAGTGGGAAATTAACCGAGAAATCTGACGTGTATTCTTTCGGGGTTGTTCTCTTGGAGCTAATCACAGGGCGAAAACCCGTAGATGCATCTCAACCTTTAGGAGATGAAAGTCTCGTTGAATGG GCTAGACCTTTGCTTAGTCATGCACTTGAAACCGAAGACTTTGAAGTATTAGTAGACCCAAAGCTTGGAACAAACTATGTTGCAAAAGAGATGTTTCACATGATTGAAGCTGCAGCTGCATGTGTACGACACTCTGCTGCAAAAAGACCTCGCATGGGACAa ATAGTGAGAGCATTCGAGAGCATGGAGACTGAAGATCTAAGCAACGGAATGCGAGTTGGAGAAAGTGAAATATTTAACTCTGCACAACAATCCGCAGAGATAAGACTTTTTAACAGAATGGCATTTGGAAGTCAAAATTACAGCACAGATTTTTTTACTCAAGGTAGTGTTGGCCCTAATGGTAGTAACGAAAGGTAA